A single window of Ferrimonas balearica DSM 9799 DNA harbors:
- a CDS encoding GNAT family N-acetyltransferase, whose product MQQSERLVLREAHRADADFILALVNSEGWLRFIGDRGIRTLDQAIDYIENQLQSHYQAHGYGLYVVCIKPDHAPIGLCGLLNRDALPFPDLGFALLPQYHRQGFALEACEHVLNRAKTEWRLNTLLGITAPDNSASAALLTRLGFAETGTIRLEPASEAVRRFERSLLS is encoded by the coding sequence ATGCAACAATCCGAACGTCTGGTGCTGCGCGAGGCCCACCGCGCCGACGCCGATTTTATTCTTGCTCTGGTCAACAGTGAGGGCTGGCTTCGCTTTATCGGTGATCGCGGCATCCGCACCCTGGACCAGGCCATCGACTACATCGAAAACCAGCTGCAAAGCCACTATCAGGCCCATGGCTATGGCCTCTACGTGGTCTGCATCAAGCCGGACCACGCCCCCATCGGGCTGTGCGGACTGCTGAACCGCGATGCCCTGCCCTTCCCCGATTTAGGCTTTGCGCTGTTGCCGCAATACCATCGCCAGGGCTTTGCCCTGGAGGCCTGCGAGCATGTGCTGAACCGGGCCAAAACCGAATGGAGACTCAACACCCTGTTGGGCATCACGGCGCCGGACAATAGCGCATCTGCGGCGTTGTTGACCCGGCTCGGGTTTGCGGAAACCGGCACGATCCGGCTGGAGCCAGCCAGCGAGGCGGTGCGCCGATTTGAGCGCAGCCTTCTCAGTTAA
- a CDS encoding Na+/H+ antiporter subunit E gives MLLWLSNSGHYGPLLLGLGTVSIVLVLWLSARMGMYAKPMPLRLSKLPRYWLWLMSEVVRANIQVVRHIWRGYRSISPGVARLPLPQKYDVTRVVYANSITLTPGTVTLRIDGDTIEVHALNAASLDELAEGEMSRRVLALES, from the coding sequence ATGTTGCTGTGGTTGTCCAATTCAGGGCATTACGGGCCACTGCTGTTAGGTTTGGGAACGGTCTCAATTGTACTGGTGTTGTGGCTGAGTGCGCGTATGGGCATGTACGCCAAACCCATGCCGCTTCGCCTCAGTAAACTGCCCCGTTATTGGCTGTGGCTGATGTCGGAAGTGGTGCGCGCCAACATTCAGGTGGTGCGCCATATCTGGCGTGGCTACCGCTCCATCTCTCCGGGCGTCGCCCGTCTGCCTCTGCCACAAAAGTACGACGTCACCCGCGTGGTGTACGCCAACTCCATCACCCTGACCCCCGGTACCGTCACCCTGCGCATTGACGGCGACACCATTGAGGTGCACGCCCTGAACGCCGCATCCCTTGACGAGTTGGCCGAGGGCGAAATGAGCCGGCGAGTGCTGGCACTGGAGTCCTGA
- a CDS encoding monovalent cation/H+ antiporter complex subunit F: MLAAAALGLTVAMLLALVRAVAGPTLYDRILAVNLFGTKTVLLIAVLGFLMGRPDFLDIALVYAMINFIAIIGVLRFFEQRQEDKES; this comes from the coding sequence ATGCTGGCAGCGGCGGCGTTAGGCCTGACGGTGGCCATGTTACTGGCCCTGGTGCGAGCGGTGGCGGGCCCCACCCTGTATGACCGCATCCTTGCGGTAAACCTGTTTGGCACCAAAACGGTGTTGTTGATTGCGGTACTGGGCTTCCTGATGGGGCGCCCGGATTTTCTCGATATCGCCCTGGTGTACGCGATGATCAACTTTATTGCCATCATCGGCGTGCTGCGTTTCTTTGAGCAGCGCCAGGAGGACAAGGAGTCATGA
- the mnhG gene encoding monovalent cation/H(+) antiporter subunit G, with amino-acid sequence MMDWTFWFGSVLLFFGTLLCISGTVGVLRFPDIYTRLHAASVTDSLGSGCILAGLAFWVEGDWLVLAKLFWVFMFLMVTSPTAGHTIAQAALTGGVKPKIGSE; translated from the coding sequence ATGATGGACTGGACCTTCTGGTTTGGCAGCGTGCTGTTGTTCTTTGGCACGTTGCTCTGCATCAGCGGCACCGTTGGGGTGCTGCGCTTTCCCGATATCTATACCCGACTGCATGCGGCCAGTGTTACCGATTCACTGGGCAGTGGCTGCATCCTGGCCGGTCTGGCGTTCTGGGTCGAAGGGGATTGGCTGGTGCTGGCCAAGCTGTTCTGGGTCTTTATGTTTTTGATGGTCACCAGCCCGACCGCTGGCCATACCATCGCCCAGGCGGCCCTGACCGGCGGAGTGAAACCCAAGATAGGGTCGGAGTGA
- a CDS encoding DUF4040 domain-containing protein, with protein sequence MEFLLDIVLLSLLALTALAIVRTRDLFACAMLTGIYSLLSASFFVLMDAVDVAFTEAAVGAGISTLLMLAALTLTGRFEKPHTHQARRAISVIAFITFLMLYGLEDMPRFGDPNAPAQRHVAEHYLEDGFEEVGVPNLVTSVLASYRGFDTFGETVVVFTAGIGVLALLARRRQRHPSKALNDGHRMENHLILRVVSRFLVPPILLFALYVQFHGDFGPGGGFQAGVIFAAGLILYAMVFGLEALRKVIPETVIRVLAALGVLLYGSVGMVALLQGKPFLDYRALADDNIAGQHLGIWLVELGVGITVAAVMLLLFMVFSARYDRGAE encoded by the coding sequence ATGGAGTTTCTGCTTGATATTGTTCTGCTGAGTTTGCTGGCCCTGACCGCACTCGCCATTGTCCGTACCCGTGACCTGTTCGCCTGCGCCATGCTCACGGGCATCTACAGCCTGTTGTCCGCGTCGTTTTTTGTCTTGATGGACGCAGTGGATGTGGCGTTTACCGAAGCGGCAGTGGGGGCGGGGATCTCCACCCTGCTGATGCTGGCGGCCCTGACTCTGACCGGGCGCTTTGAAAAACCGCATACCCATCAGGCGCGCCGCGCTATCAGCGTGATTGCCTTCATCACCTTTCTGATGCTCTACGGCCTCGAAGATATGCCGCGATTCGGTGACCCAAATGCCCCGGCCCAGCGCCACGTGGCGGAGCACTATCTCGAGGACGGCTTTGAAGAGGTGGGGGTCCCCAACCTGGTGACCTCCGTGCTGGCCAGTTACCGGGGCTTCGATACCTTCGGTGAAACCGTGGTGGTGTTTACTGCGGGCATTGGGGTGTTGGCACTGTTGGCCCGTCGTCGCCAGCGTCACCCCAGTAAGGCGCTGAACGATGGCCACCGGATGGAGAACCACCTGATCCTCCGGGTGGTATCACGTTTTCTTGTGCCCCCGATTCTGCTGTTTGCGCTGTACGTCCAGTTTCACGGTGACTTTGGCCCCGGAGGGGGCTTTCAGGCCGGGGTGATCTTCGCCGCTGGGTTGATTCTTTACGCCATGGTGTTTGGCCTCGAAGCGCTGCGCAAAGTGATACCGGAAACGGTGATCCGGGTGCTGGCGGCCTTGGGGGTGCTGCTTTATGGCAGCGTTGGCATGGTGGCGCTGTTGCAGGGCAAACCTTTCCTCGACTACCGGGCGCTGGCGGATGACAACATCGCGGGCCAGCACCTGGGTATCTGGCTGGTGGAACTGGGCGTGGGCATTACCGTCGCGGCAGTGATGCTGCTGCTGTTTATGGTGTTTTCCGCCCGTTATGACAGGGGAGCCGAGTGA
- a CDS encoding cation:proton antiporter subunit C produces the protein MMSWLAQYNYYIVVVLMMIGFYIVIAQANLIKKLMGLSLFQTSVFILYISMGNVEGGTAPILDPEFGVFSNPLPHVLILTAIVVGVATTALGLALAVRLHEAYGTLEEDEIQQQDDGAC, from the coding sequence ATGATGAGCTGGCTGGCACAATACAACTATTACATCGTGGTGGTGCTGATGATGATTGGGTTTTACATCGTCATCGCCCAGGCCAACCTGATCAAAAAACTGATGGGGCTGAGCCTGTTCCAGACCTCGGTATTCATTCTTTACATCAGCATGGGCAACGTGGAAGGCGGTACGGCGCCGATTCTCGACCCCGAGTTCGGTGTGTTCTCCAACCCCTTACCCCACGTTCTTATCCTGACCGCCATTGTTGTCGGCGTGGCCACCACCGCGCTGGGACTGGCGCTGGCGGTGCGGCTGCATGAAGCCTACGGCACGCTGGAAGAGGACGAGATTCAACAACAGGATGACGGTGCATGTTGA